In Nicotiana tabacum cultivar K326 chromosome 11, ASM71507v2, whole genome shotgun sequence, a single window of DNA contains:
- the LOC107829344 gene encoding uncharacterized protein LOC107829344, which yields MKTMKGKLLKKLKTIKTIGYLKPERILHSNASDGYIQYTSPPHSNSQSHFHSPLTPIQVNENPKKNIQSSVQKQEPEIIDVSELMKDLEDQEMELDDEIDDKENIRPDVKVKKSEPLKENVENFSSLKPKVETIDEKITPFSELDVLNFRRPDLDSGTLFDPNLLAAFEEAVMVVKAQEAERKAKVEEKIFKPLEEKKELEEENEPPLKTRKIEETIDPLLEFEEKCPPGGCDSVILYTTGLRGIRKTFEECHSIRFLLENFRVIFFERDISMHSEFKEELWRILDGKVVPPRLFIKGRYIGGAEEVLTLHEQGKLRPLLEGIPIEQFQCPCEGCVGMRFIVCFKCNGSQKIVVEDGVEAMKCPECNENGLIVCPYCC from the coding sequence aTGAAGACCATGAAAGGAAAGCTACTCAAGAAATTGAAGACAATCAAAACAATTGGGTATTTAAAGCCAGAAAGAATCCTCCATTCAAATGCATCAGATGGGTATATTCAGTACACTTCACCACCTCATTCAAATTCTCAGTCTCACTTTCACTCTCCATTAACCCCAATTCAGGTCAATGAAAATCCCAAAAAGAATATTCAGAGCAGCGTACAAAAACAAGAACCTGAAATTATTGATGTTTCTGAGCTAATGAAAGATCTTGAGGATCAAGAAATGGAGCTCGACGACGAAATAGACGATAAAGAGAACATTAGACCTGATGTAAAGGTTAAAAAGTCTGAACCTTTGAAAGAAAATGTGGAGAATTTCAGCTCATTGAAGCCAAAAGTCGAGACTATTGATGAGAAAATTACTCCTTTTTCAGAACTTGATGTGTTGAATTTTAGGCGGCCGGATTTAGATTCAGGTACTCTTTTTGATCCAAATCTTCTAGCTGCATTTGAGGAAGCAGTAATGGTAGTGAAAGCTCAAGAAGCAGAAAGAAAAGCCAAGGTTGAGGAAAAGATTTTCAAACcactagaagaaaaaaaagaattagaagaagaaaatgaaccGCCTTTAAAAACTCGAAAAATTGAGGAAACTATAGACCCCTTATTAGAATTTGAAGAGAAGTGTCCACCTGGTGGATGTGATTCAGTAATCCTTTACACAACAGGCCTAAGAGGGATAAGAAAAACGTTCGAGGAATGTCATAGTATTCGATTTTTGTTAGAGAATTTTCGTGTTATATTTTTCGAGAGGGATATCTCTATGCATTCAGAGTTTAAGGAAGAACTATGGAGAATTTTGGATGGGAAAGTTGTGCCTCCAAGATTGTTTATTAAGGGAAGATATATTGGTGGAGCTGAAGAAGTATTGACATTACATGAACAAGGGAAACTTAGGCCATTACTTGAAGGAATTCCAATTGAACAATTTCAATGTCCATGTGAAGGTTGTGTTGGAATGAGGTTTATTGTGTGTTTTAAGTGTAATGGGAGTCAGAAAATTGTGGTTGAAGATGGGGTTGAGGCAATGAAATGCCCTGAATGTAATGAGAATGGATTGATTGTGTGtccttattgttgttga